The DNA window TCTCTCCGCCTTTTTCTCAGGGTCGGCGTCAAGCCATTCATGCACCTCGCGATATTCCTTTCCGGTCCTTTCCATGCTTGCCATTAAGTGATTATTGATAGGCGGCATACGTATCCTCCTTGTTCAGGTTTTGGATGAATAGAGAAACTCGAACACCTCCATGCCCCTTTCGAGTATTTCGCTGTCGTCCTTTGAAGATTTTCTTATCCCCCGGAGTATCTCTTCAATGCCCCTTGACTCTTGAGGCGCGTAAACTCCGTCTTTCAAGTCCAGTTCGTGGACTATCTCCGAAATAGTTTTAAGGGCCTTGTCCTTAATCCTGAAACACTTTAAAAGCACCTCAAAGGTGCACATCCCCCCCGTATGGGTAAACTCGCCTGCCTTTATATCGAATAAGACATCGCGCAGGCCCGCCTTTTGAGCCTCGTTTTCTTGTATGAATCTGAAAGTCGCCTCGTTGTCTATAAACTTTTTAACGAGCCATGCGGACGCTATCCTGTCCACGAAGGGTCCTTTTCTTGTTACCCATGTCCGGCGGCGGTAGTCTTCCGCTCTTTTGTTTATAATCAGTTCCTCTTTAGCGGTATAGCCGGAAAGGTTTCTAATCTCGTTTTCAGCTTCTGATATTCTTTTTTTCAGCGCTATGCCCGCCCTTGAAGCGAAAAAATCAATTCTTTGAAATTCTTCGAACCCCTTTGAAAGCTTTTTCAGGCGTCCGGAGAGCTTTTTAAAATCAAACGCCCCGGTTCCTTTTTTCACTCCGCTTATTTTGCGCTCAATCTCGTCAAGCTCCCGTTCGATTTTTTTGTAATCCTTTTCCCGCTGGCCGTTGACAAGCCCAGTTAATTCAGCGTCCTTTATATTCTCAAACCGCTCTATCACCGTAAAATCCGCGTCTCCCTTAAGGGAGACA is part of the Nitrospirota bacterium genome and encodes:
- a CDS encoding chromate resistance protein gives rise to the protein MNRRWLLFFYSVPAKPVSTRMMVWRKLAKSGAVQLKGAVYILPYSEGHYELLQWLANEVVSLKGDADFTVIERFENIKDAELTGLVNGQREKDYKKIERELDEIERKISGVKKGTGAFDFKKLSGRLKKLSKGFEEFQRIDFFASRAGIALKKRISEAENEIRNLSGYTAKEELIINKRAEDYRRRTWVTRKGPFVDRIASAWLVKKFIDNEATFRFIQENEAQKAGLRDVLFDIKAGEFTHTGGMCTFEVLLKCFRIKDKALKTISEIVHELDLKDGVYAPQESRGIEEILRGIRKSSKDDSEILERGMEVFEFLYSSKT